The segment CACCGCGTTCCGCGATAGTATGGCGCGAAACCACGGGAGTCCGAGCATTCGGGCTGAGAGGAAGCGAACCGCGCTTCGACCGTCGAACCTGATCCGGATAATGCCGGCGCAGGGAGGAGTATCAATGAACACGTCTGCCTTCACGCCGTCCACCGCGGAGGAATCCGCATCGCGCGCATCCGTCACCGGCCGATCCGAGCGGCGCGGCTGGCGCGTCGTCGACATCGTCGTCGCCGCCGTCCTCGGTGTGGCGATCGGGCTCGTCTTCTGGGTGTGGAACACCATCGGCTACGCCTGGTTCACCGCGGCCGACGGCCTCACGCCCGGCTTCGGCGGCATCGCGGCGGGCATCTGGCTGCTCGGCGGTGTCGTGGGCGGCCTCGTCATCCGCAAACCGGGAGCCGCACTGGTCGTCGAGCTCGTCGCGGCGATCGTCTCCATGCTCATCGGAAACGTATGGGGCGTCTCGACCATCCTGTCGGGCCTCGTGCAGGGCCTTGGTGCCGAGCTCGTCTTCGCGCTGTTCCTGTACCGCCGTTTCACCCCGACGGTGGCGGTGCTCGCCGGTGTCGGCGCGGCCGCGGGTGCCTGGATCTTCGAGCTCTTCTACGGCTCGTCGCCCAACATCCTCAAGTCGTTCGAGGTCAACGCGATCTACCTCGGCTCGCTCGTCGTGTCGGGTGCGATCCTGGCGGGGCTCGTCGGCTGGCTGCTCGTGCGCGCTCTCGCCGCAACAGGGGCGCTGAGCCGTTTCGCGGCTGGTCGCGAAACGCGCATCGAGGTCTGACATGGCGGTGTCACCCGCTCGCGTCGTCGCCGAGGGGTGGGGCTGGCGATACGCGGGGCGGCGCCTGCCCGCAGTGCGCGACGTCACGGTGACGATCGAGCCGGGCGAGCGCGTGCTGCTGCTCGGTGCATCCGGAGCCGGCAAATCCACCCTGATGGCGGGGATGGCCGGTCTTCTCGGTGACGCCGAGGAGGGGGAGGAGTCCGGATCTCTCACGATCGACGGCACACGGCCCGAACAGCAACGCGGGCGCGTGGGGCTCGTGCTGCAGGATCCGGATGCCGGTGTCGTGCTCTCGCGCGTCGGCGACGATGTCGCGTTCGGCTGCGAGAACCTCGGCGTGCCTACCGCGGAGATCCCCGTCCGGGTCGCCGAGGCGCTGGAGGCCGTCGGACTCGATGTGCCGCCGCGCCGCGCGACCAAGGCGCTCTCGGGCGGGCAGAAGCAGCGCCTCTCGCTCGCGGGAGCCCTCGCGATGCGTCCGGGACTCCTCTTGCT is part of the Microbacterium pseudoresistens genome and harbors:
- a CDS encoding ECF transporter S component produces the protein MNTSAFTPSTAEESASRASVTGRSERRGWRVVDIVVAAVLGVAIGLVFWVWNTIGYAWFTAADGLTPGFGGIAAGIWLLGGVVGGLVIRKPGAALVVELVAAIVSMLIGNVWGVSTILSGLVQGLGAELVFALFLYRRFTPTVAVLAGVGAAAGAWIFELFYGSSPNILKSFEVNAIYLGSLVVSGAILAGLVGWLLVRALAATGALSRFAAGRETRIEV